Proteins encoded by one window of Streptomyces sp. ALI-76-A:
- a CDS encoding zinc-dependent alcohol dehydrogenase family protein: MRAVVFERYGEPAEVREVADPVPAEHGAVVRVGATGLCRSDWHGWQGHDPDITLPHVPGHELAGVVEEVGARVTGWRPGDRVTVPFVCACGTCPSCAAGDQQVCERQTQPGFTHWGSFAQYVALDHADVNLIALPDDLSFATAASLGCRFATAFRAVVRQGRVAAGEWVAVHGCGGVGLSAVMIAAASGARVVAVDVSPHALELARTFGAVECVDASRTGDTARAVLDLTGGGAHLSLDALGSPATCAASVNGLRRRGRHVQVGLLPSPDGTTPVPLARAVALELELLGSHGMAAHAYPPMLDLVRAGLLRPDLLVTSTITLDAAPAALAAMGTAPGSGVTVIEPWT; this comes from the coding sequence ATGCGGGCTGTGGTGTTCGAGCGGTACGGGGAGCCGGCCGAGGTGCGGGAGGTGGCGGACCCGGTGCCCGCGGAGCACGGGGCCGTGGTGCGCGTCGGGGCCACCGGGCTGTGCCGCAGTGACTGGCACGGCTGGCAGGGACACGACCCGGACATCACGCTGCCGCACGTGCCGGGGCACGAACTGGCCGGTGTCGTCGAGGAGGTGGGCGCCCGGGTGACCGGGTGGCGCCCCGGCGACCGGGTCACCGTCCCGTTCGTCTGCGCCTGCGGAACCTGCCCCTCCTGCGCGGCGGGCGACCAGCAGGTGTGCGAGCGGCAGACCCAGCCCGGCTTCACCCACTGGGGCTCCTTCGCCCAGTACGTGGCGCTGGACCACGCCGACGTGAACCTGATCGCCCTCCCCGACGACCTGTCCTTCGCCACCGCGGCCTCGCTCGGCTGCCGGTTCGCCACGGCGTTCCGTGCGGTGGTGCGGCAGGGACGGGTGGCGGCGGGGGAGTGGGTCGCGGTGCACGGCTGCGGAGGCGTCGGCCTGTCCGCGGTGATGATCGCGGCGGCGTCGGGCGCCCGGGTGGTGGCCGTGGACGTGTCGCCGCACGCCCTGGAGCTGGCGCGGACGTTCGGCGCGGTGGAGTGCGTGGACGCCTCCCGCACCGGGGACACCGCGCGGGCCGTCCTCGACCTGACCGGCGGCGGCGCCCACCTCTCCCTGGACGCCCTCGGCTCGCCCGCCACCTGCGCCGCCTCCGTGAACGGCCTGCGCCGCAGGGGCCGCCACGTCCAGGTGGGCCTGCTGCCCTCCCCGGACGGCACCACGCCGGTCCCGCTGGCCCGCGCCGTCGCCCTGGAACTCGAACTCCTGGGCAGCCACGGCATGGCCGCCCACGCCTACCCGCCGATGCTGGACCTGGTCCGGGCCGGTCTGCTCCGCCCCGACCTCCTCGTCACGTCCACGATCACCCTGGACGCGGCACCGGCCGCGCTGGCGGCGATGGGCACGGCCCCGGGGTCGGGCGTCACGGTCATCGAGCCGTGGACCTGA
- a CDS encoding citrate synthase, with product MSDNSVVLRYGDGEYTYPVVDSTVGDKGFDIGKLRAQTGLVTLDSGYGNTAAYKSAITYLDGEAGILRYRGYPIEQLAERSTFLEVAYLLINGELPTVDELTVFRNDITQHTLLHEDVKNFYRGFPRDAHPMAMLSSVVSALSTFYQDSHNPFDEKQRNLSTIRLLAKLPTIAAYAYKKSIGHPFVYPRNDLGYVENFLRMTFSVPAQEYDLDPTVVAALDKLLILHADHEQNCSTSTVRLVGSSQANMFASISAGINALWGPLHGGANQSVLEMLEGIRDSGGDVDSFIRKVKNKEDGVRLMGFGHRVYKNFDPRAKIIKAAAHDVLSALGKSDELLDIALKLEEHALSDDYFVSRSLYPNVDFYTGLIYRAMGFPTEMFTVLFALGRLPGWIAQWHEMIKEPGSRIGRPRQIYTGVVERDFVPVEER from the coding sequence ACAACTCTGTAGTACTGCGGTACGGCGACGGCGAGTACACCTACCCGGTGGTCGACAGCACCGTCGGTGACAAGGGCTTCGACATCGGGAAGCTCCGCGCCCAGACCGGCCTGGTGACTCTGGACAGCGGCTACGGGAACACCGCCGCGTACAAATCCGCCATCACCTATCTCGACGGCGAGGCGGGCATTCTCCGCTACCGCGGTTACCCGATCGAGCAGCTGGCCGAGCGTTCCACCTTCCTGGAGGTCGCCTACCTGCTGATCAACGGCGAGCTGCCGACCGTCGACGAGCTCACCGTGTTCCGGAACGACATCACGCAGCACACCCTGCTGCACGAGGACGTCAAGAACTTCTACCGGGGCTTCCCGCGCGACGCGCACCCGATGGCCATGCTGTCGTCGGTCGTCTCGGCGCTGTCCACCTTCTACCAGGACAGCCACAACCCGTTCGACGAGAAGCAGCGCAACCTCTCCACGATCCGGCTGCTCGCCAAGCTCCCGACGATCGCGGCGTACGCGTACAAGAAGTCGATCGGTCACCCGTTCGTCTACCCGCGCAACGACCTGGGCTACGTCGAGAACTTCCTCCGCATGACCTTCTCGGTCCCCGCGCAGGAGTACGACCTCGACCCGACCGTCGTCGCCGCCCTGGACAAGCTGCTCATCCTGCACGCGGACCACGAGCAGAACTGTTCGACCTCCACGGTGCGCCTGGTGGGCTCCTCGCAGGCGAACATGTTCGCCTCGATCTCCGCCGGCATCAACGCCCTGTGGGGCCCGCTGCACGGCGGCGCCAACCAGTCCGTCCTGGAGATGCTGGAAGGCATCCGCGACTCCGGCGGCGATGTCGACTCCTTCATCCGCAAGGTGAAGAACAAGGAGGACGGCGTCCGCCTGATGGGCTTCGGGCACCGGGTCTACAAGAACTTCGACCCGCGCGCCAAGATCATCAAGGCCGCCGCGCACGACGTGCTGTCCGCCCTCGGCAAGTCCGACGAGCTGCTGGACATCGCGCTCAAGCTGGAGGAGCACGCGCTCTCCGACGACTACTTCGTCTCGCGCAGCCTCTACCCGAACGTCGACTTCTACACCGGCCTGATCTACCGGGCCATGGGCTTCCCGACCGAGATGTTCACGGTCCTGTTCGCCCTCGGCCGGCTGCCGGGCTGGATCGCCCAGTGGCACGAGATGATCAAGGAGCCGGGATCCCGCATCGGCCGCCCGCGCCAGATCTACACGGGCGTCGTCGAGCGCGACTTCGTCCCGGTCGAGGAGCGCTGA